A stretch of DNA from Bradyrhizobium algeriense:
GATCGACGAAAGCCTCGCGCTGTGTGGCACGGACAAGAGCAAGATCCTCTCGGCCATCGTCTATATCACCGACATCAAGCGCAAGGGCGAGATGAACCGCGCCTGGGACGAATGGGTCGATACCAAAAATCCGCCGATGCGCGCCTGCATCGGCGTCGATCTCGAGCCGCCGCACATCGTGGAGATCG
This window harbors:
- a CDS encoding RidA family protein, with product MISRFPGLTPTRSRAVAHDDLVFTVAVAPDPVSPSMYEQSAKALARIDESLALCGTDKSKILSAIVYITDIKRKGEMNRAWDEWVDTKNPPMRACIGVDLEPPHIVEIVVTAVK